In a single window of the Bradyrhizobium sp. ORS 285 genome:
- a CDS encoding YbjN domain-containing protein: MSLLESTIDSGNHPLSVVENIAADNNWMFERSGEDEITIASKGQWTDYQISFTWMGEIEALHLACAFDMKIPEARRAEVQRLIAAINEQLWLGHFDIWTHTGMVMHRQALVLPGGITASGPQCESMLAGAIHACERYFPAFQFVVWAGKSTQEAMAAALFDTEGEA; this comes from the coding sequence ATGTCCCTGCTCGAAAGCACTATCGATTCCGGAAATCATCCTTTGAGCGTCGTCGAGAACATCGCCGCCGACAACAACTGGATGTTCGAGCGCTCCGGCGAGGACGAGATCACGATCGCCTCCAAGGGCCAGTGGACCGACTACCAAATCTCCTTCACCTGGATGGGTGAGATCGAGGCGCTGCATCTGGCCTGCGCCTTCGACATGAAGATTCCGGAAGCGCGCCGCGCCGAGGTGCAGCGGCTGATCGCGGCCATCAACGAGCAGCTCTGGCTCGGCCATTTCGACATCTGGACCCACACCGGCATGGTGATGCACCGCCAGGCCCTGGTGCTGCCCGGCGGCATCACCGCCTCGGGTCCGCAATGCGAGAGCATGCTGGCCGGCGCCATCCACGCCTGCGAGCGCTATTTCCCGGCCTTCCAGTTCGTGGTGTGGGCCGGCAAGTCGACCCAGGAGGCCATGGCGGCGGCGCTGTTCGATACGGAAGGCGAGGCATAA
- the proC gene encoding pyrroline-5-carboxylate reductase yields the protein MASADNNLLHHFTGTIVLAGAGKMGGAMLTGWLAGGLDPKRVVVIEPMPSAEITALAARGVRLNPTDAAPAEVVILAVKPQMFRDAGPALKSWVGDATLVLSIMAGTTIASLQQVVGGAVVRAMPNTPAAIGRGITVAVPAANVSTAQRALTDALLRATGGIEWVDDEALMDAVTAVSGSGPAYVFLLAEELARAGVAAGLPEALATKLARDTVSGAGELLRQSELPSATLRQNVTSPGGTTAAALSVLMAGDGFQPLLERAVAAATARSKELAK from the coding sequence GTGGCTTCAGCGGACAACAACCTGCTTCATCACTTCACCGGCACGATCGTGCTCGCCGGCGCCGGCAAGATGGGCGGGGCGATGCTGACCGGCTGGCTGGCTGGTGGCCTCGATCCCAAGCGTGTCGTCGTGATCGAGCCGATGCCGTCGGCGGAGATTACGGCGCTGGCGGCCAGGGGCGTCCGGCTCAATCCGACGGATGCCGCGCCGGCTGAGGTCGTCATTCTCGCCGTCAAGCCGCAGATGTTCCGCGACGCCGGGCCGGCGCTGAAATCCTGGGTGGGCGACGCCACGCTGGTGCTGTCCATCATGGCCGGCACGACGATCGCGAGCCTGCAGCAGGTCGTGGGCGGCGCTGTCGTCCGCGCGATGCCGAACACGCCGGCCGCGATCGGCCGCGGCATCACGGTCGCGGTGCCCGCCGCCAATGTCAGCACCGCGCAGCGCGCGCTGACCGATGCGCTGCTGCGCGCGACGGGTGGCATCGAGTGGGTCGACGACGAGGCGCTCATGGATGCGGTCACCGCCGTATCCGGCTCCGGCCCCGCATATGTGTTCCTGCTCGCCGAGGAGCTGGCCCGCGCCGGCGTCGCCGCCGGCCTGCCCGAGGCACTGGCCACCAAACTCGCCCGCGACACGGTCTCGGGCGCCGGCGAGCTGCTGCGTCAGTCGGAGTTGCCATCGGCGACCTTGCGGCAGAACGTCACCTCGCCCGGCGGCACGACCGCAGCCGCGCTGTCGGTGCTGATGGCCGGTGACGGCTTCCAGCCGCTGCTGGAGCGCGCGGTGGCGGCCGCGACAGCACGGTCGAAGGAATTGGCGAAGTAG
- a CDS encoding thioesterase family protein, which translates to MDARDFIKPGMRAERLLVVPPERTVGHFVPDMPMVYATPMMILEMEMTSGDAIKPMLPPGWVTVGTEVNIRHLAASPVGATIRTVAEVIEVERRVIRFSVEAYHGDVKIGGGRHGRGLINVEQFKKRFAVP; encoded by the coding sequence ATGGACGCACGTGACTTCATCAAGCCGGGCATGCGCGCCGAGCGTCTGCTGGTCGTGCCGCCGGAGCGCACGGTCGGGCATTTCGTGCCTGATATGCCGATGGTCTATGCGACGCCGATGATGATCCTGGAGATGGAGATGACGTCGGGCGACGCCATCAAGCCGATGTTGCCGCCGGGCTGGGTCACCGTCGGCACCGAGGTCAACATCCGCCATCTCGCGGCGTCGCCGGTGGGGGCCACCATCCGCACCGTGGCCGAAGTGATCGAGGTCGAGCGCCGCGTCATCCGCTTCAGCGTCGAGGCCTATCATGGCGATGTGAAGATCGGCGGTGGCCGCCATGGCCGCGGCCTGATCAATGTCGAGCAGTTCAAGAAGCGCTTCGCGGTGCCTTAG
- a CDS encoding tautomerase family protein gives MPEITINMAAGRTEEQKTNMMRDISKALVTHLGVDPEAVVIQINEAPLTHKMKGGKTFVERLAEQKK, from the coding sequence ATGCCCGAGATCACCATCAACATGGCCGCCGGCCGGACCGAAGAGCAGAAGACCAACATGATGCGCGACATCAGCAAGGCGCTGGTGACGCATCTCGGCGTCGACCCCGAAGCCGTCGTCATCCAGATCAACGAGGCGCCGCTGACCCACAAGATGAAGGGCGGCAAGACCTTCGTCGAGCGCCTGGCCGAGCAGAAGAAGTAG
- the hisS gene encoding histidine--tRNA ligase, translating into MSDKPKKPQKLKARLPRGLEDRGPAAIAATREMVEKIRVVYERYGFEPVETPAFEYTDALGKFLPDQDRPNEGVFSFQDDDEQWISLRYDLTAPLARYVGERYGTDGLVLPYRSYRSGYVFRNEKPGPGRFRQFMQFDADTVGSASPAADAEMCMMAADTLEALGIARGDYAIKVNNRKVLDGVMEAIGLGGDENIGRRLTVLRAIDKLDRLGERGVRELLGAGRKDESGDFTKGAGLDETQIRKIETFVNARSLVAPPTLAYSGDKDVAQRLAGDTDRKENEYDIARRIVDMLRETFADSKLAVDGLNELVEIARLVDAAGYHSQIMVDPSVVRGLEYYTGPVFEAQLLAAIPNEKGQPVVFGSVGGGGRYDGLVSRFRGEPVPATGFSIGVSRLQAALTLLGKLDTRPAFGPVVVTVFDRDRVADYQKMVSTLRGHGIRAELYLGNPKNMGNQLKYADRRNAPCVIIQGSDEKARGEVQIKDLIEGAKAAAAIASNQEWRESRPAQFSAKEDELVAAVREVLARHDVSWG; encoded by the coding sequence ATGTCCGACAAACCCAAGAAACCCCAGAAGCTGAAGGCGCGGCTGCCGCGCGGGCTCGAGGATCGCGGCCCCGCGGCGATCGCGGCGACGCGCGAGATGGTCGAGAAGATCCGCGTTGTCTACGAGCGCTACGGCTTTGAGCCGGTGGAGACGCCGGCGTTCGAATACACCGACGCGCTCGGCAAGTTCCTGCCGGACCAGGACCGCCCGAACGAGGGCGTGTTCTCGTTCCAGGACGATGACGAGCAGTGGATCTCGCTGCGCTACGACCTCACCGCGCCGCTCGCGCGCTATGTCGGCGAGCGTTACGGCACCGACGGCCTGGTGCTGCCCTATCGCAGCTACCGCTCCGGCTACGTCTTCCGCAACGAAAAGCCCGGCCCCGGCCGTTTCCGCCAGTTCATGCAGTTCGACGCCGACACCGTCGGCTCGGCTTCGCCGGCGGCGGATGCCGAGATGTGCATGATGGCGGCCGATACCTTGGAGGCACTCGGTATTGCGCGCGGCGACTACGCGATCAAGGTCAACAATCGCAAGGTGCTCGACGGCGTGATGGAGGCGATCGGCCTTGGTGGCGACGAGAACATCGGCCGCCGCCTGACGGTGCTGCGCGCGATCGACAAGCTCGACCGTCTCGGCGAGCGCGGCGTGCGCGAGCTGCTGGGCGCTGGCCGCAAGGACGAGAGCGGTGACTTCACCAAGGGCGCCGGACTCGACGAGACGCAGATCAGGAAGATCGAGACCTTCGTCAATGCGCGCTCCCTGGTCGCGCCGCCGACGCTCGCCTATTCCGGCGACAAGGATGTCGCGCAGCGACTCGCCGGCGATACCGATCGCAAGGAGAATGAGTACGACATCGCGCGCCGCATCGTGGACATGCTGCGCGAGACCTTTGCCGACTCGAAGCTCGCGGTCGACGGCCTGAACGAGCTCGTCGAGATCGCGCGTCTGGTCGATGCCGCCGGCTATCACAGCCAGATCATGGTCGATCCATCGGTCGTGCGCGGTCTCGAATACTACACGGGCCCGGTGTTCGAGGCGCAGCTGCTGGCCGCGATCCCGAACGAGAAGGGCCAGCCGGTGGTGTTCGGCTCGGTCGGCGGTGGCGGCCGTTATGATGGTCTGGTCTCGCGCTTCCGCGGCGAGCCGGTGCCGGCGACCGGGTTCTCGATCGGCGTGTCGCGGCTGCAGGCGGCGCTGACCTTGCTCGGCAAGCTCGACACGCGCCCCGCCTTCGGCCCCGTGGTCGTCACCGTGTTCGATCGCGATCGCGTCGCCGACTATCAGAAGATGGTCTCGACCCTGCGCGGCCATGGCATCCGCGCCGAGCTCTATCTCGGCAACCCGAAGAACATGGGCAACCAGCTCAAATATGCCGACCGCCGCAACGCGCCCTGCGTCATCATCCAGGGCTCGGACGAGAAGGCGCGCGGCGAGGTCCAGATCAAGGACCTGATTGAGGGCGCCAAGGCCGCGGCCGCGATCGCCTCCAACCAGGAATGGCGCGAGAGCCGCCCGGCGCAATTCTCGGCCAAGGAGGACGAACTCGTCGCCGCGGTCCGCGAGGTGCTCGCGCGCCATGATGTGAGCTGGGGGTAG
- a CDS encoding branched-chain amino acid aminotransferase: MTLTFDIRPSVNPTSDQERAAKLANPGFGRVFTDHMAVVQYSQDKGWHSARVESRANFPLDPAAAVLHYAQEIFEGLKAYKRDDGGVNLFRPDANAKRFWNSAERMAMAQLPESVFIEAVEQLVRIDRAWIPGGEGSLYLRPFMIANEVFLGVKPSAEYIFAVIASPVGSYFKGGPAPVSIWVSENYTRAAVGGTGGVKCGGNYAASLKAQAEAIQHGCDQVVFLDAIERRYVEELGGMNVFFVFDDGSLSTPPLGTILPGITRDSIIKLARDAGREVREEAYSIDQWRADAKSGKLKEAFACGTAAVISPIGKVRSVSGDVLINGGDAGPVAMGLRKQLVDIQYGRTPDPHQWIRDVK, translated from the coding sequence ATGACTTTGACATTCGACATTAGGCCTTCGGTGAACCCGACCTCCGACCAGGAGCGGGCGGCCAAGCTCGCCAACCCCGGCTTCGGCCGCGTGTTCACCGATCACATGGCCGTGGTCCAGTACAGCCAGGACAAGGGCTGGCACAGCGCGCGCGTCGAGTCCCGCGCCAACTTTCCGCTCGATCCGGCGGCTGCCGTCCTGCACTACGCGCAGGAGATCTTCGAGGGGCTGAAGGCCTACAAGCGCGACGATGGCGGCGTGAACCTGTTCCGCCCCGACGCCAACGCCAAGCGGTTCTGGAATTCGGCCGAGCGCATGGCGATGGCGCAGCTGCCGGAGAGCGTCTTCATCGAGGCGGTCGAGCAGCTCGTCCGCATCGACCGCGCCTGGATCCCGGGCGGCGAGGGCAGCCTGTATCTGCGCCCGTTCATGATCGCCAACGAGGTGTTCCTCGGCGTGAAGCCGTCGGCCGAATACATCTTCGCGGTGATCGCCTCGCCGGTCGGCTCCTATTTCAAGGGCGGCCCGGCCCCGGTCTCGATCTGGGTCTCGGAGAACTACACCCGCGCCGCGGTCGGCGGCACCGGTGGAGTCAAATGCGGCGGCAACTATGCTGCGAGCCTGAAGGCGCAGGCCGAGGCGATCCAGCATGGCTGCGACCAGGTCGTGTTCCTGGATGCGATCGAGCGCCGCTATGTCGAGGAGCTCGGCGGCATGAACGTGTTCTTCGTGTTCGACGACGGCTCGCTGTCGACGCCGCCGCTCGGCACCATCCTGCCCGGCATCACCCGCGACTCCATCATCAAGCTGGCCCGCGACGCCGGCCGCGAGGTGCGCGAGGAGGCCTATTCGATCGACCAGTGGCGCGCGGATGCCAAGAGCGGCAAGTTGAAAGAGGCGTTCGCCTGCGGCACCGCCGCGGTGATCTCGCCGATCGGCAAGGTGCGCTCGGTCAGCGGCGACGTGCTGATCAACGGCGGCGACGCCGGCCCGGTCGCCATGGGCCTGCGCAAGCAGCTGGTGGACATCCAATACGGCCGCACCCCGGACCCGCACCAGTGGATCAGAGATGTGAAGTAG
- a CDS encoding MarR family winged helix-turn-helix transcriptional regulator yields MADINFSSPTMSPELRAAEPSAAAGEPLRWDIIELLFFAYRDFVGDADHELEAFGFGRAHHRVMHFVTRYPGLKVADLLDVLRITKQSLGRVLKQLLDEGYIVQKTGNNDRRQRLLFATPKGEALVAKLAGLQTKRIDRALEQIGPAGAEKVRQFLRAMIDRDDPDKVLEAIFRTPVTTAKE; encoded by the coding sequence ATGGCTGACATAAATTTCTCGTCTCCGACGATGAGCCCCGAGCTGCGCGCGGCTGAGCCTTCCGCGGCCGCTGGCGAGCCGCTGCGCTGGGACATCATCGAGCTGCTGTTCTTCGCCTATCGCGACTTCGTCGGCGATGCCGACCATGAGCTGGAGGCGTTCGGCTTTGGCCGCGCGCATCATCGCGTGATGCATTTCGTCACACGCTATCCCGGCCTGAAGGTCGCCGACCTGCTCGACGTCTTGCGCATCACCAAACAGTCGCTCGGCCGCGTGCTCAAGCAGCTGCTCGACGAGGGTTACATCGTGCAGAAGACCGGCAACAATGATCGCCGGCAGCGCCTTCTTTTCGCCACCCCGAAGGGCGAGGCGCTGGTGGCCAAGCTGGCCGGCCTGCAGACCAAGCGCATCGATCGCGCGCTGGAGCAGATCGGACCTGCCGGCGCCGAAAAAGTCCGCCAATTCCTGCGCGCGATGATCGATCGCGACGATCCGGACAAGGTGCTGGAAGCGATCTTCCGGACGCCCGTCACCACTGCCAAGGAGTGA
- a CDS encoding response regulator: MTVTITAIAPHQPQTPADDAPHLLLVDDDRRIRDLLSRFLRGEGYRVTTAASASDARAKLTGLHFDLLILDVMMPGESGFDLARYIRTQSSVPIVMLTARAEPESRIEGLQLGADDYVAKPFEPRELALRIGNILKRAAPPPAEEVIEQISFGPFVYHLARGELKQGEEIVHLTDREREMLRILATARGETVPRGALTGNGTVNERAVDVQINRLRRKLEIDPANPLFLQAVRGIGYRLMTSG; this comes from the coding sequence GTGACCGTGACGATCACCGCCATCGCCCCGCATCAGCCGCAGACGCCGGCTGACGACGCGCCGCATCTGCTGCTCGTCGACGACGACCGCCGCATCCGCGATCTGCTGTCGCGCTTCCTGCGCGGCGAGGGCTATCGCGTCACCACGGCGGCGAGCGCGAGCGATGCACGCGCCAAGCTGACCGGCCTGCATTTCGATCTCCTGATCCTCGACGTCATGATGCCCGGCGAAAGCGGCTTCGACCTCGCCCGCTATATCCGCACGCAGTCGTCCGTGCCGATCGTGATGCTGACCGCGCGCGCGGAGCCCGAGAGCCGCATCGAGGGGCTGCAGCTCGGCGCCGACGATTACGTCGCCAAACCGTTCGAGCCGCGCGAGCTCGCGCTGCGCATCGGCAACATCCTCAAGCGCGCCGCGCCGCCGCCGGCCGAGGAAGTCATCGAGCAGATCAGCTTCGGCCCGTTCGTCTATCATCTGGCGCGCGGCGAATTGAAACAGGGCGAGGAGATCGTCCACCTCACCGATCGCGAGCGCGAGATGCTGCGCATCCTCGCCACCGCCCGCGGCGAGACCGTGCCGCGCGGCGCGCTGACCGGCAACGGCACCGTCAACGAGCGCGCCGTCGACGTCCAGATCAACCGCCTGCGCCGCAAGCTCGAGATCGACCCCGCCAACCCGCTGTTCCTGCAAGCCGTGCGCGGCATCGGCTATCGGCTGATGACCTCGGGCTGA
- a CDS encoding ATP-binding protein, whose amino-acid sequence MTTLDTGLTLIRTASRRVSRANSIVGNAFKGWMPTGLYARALLIMIVPMVILQTVVAGVFMERHWNTVTRRLSAAVVQDVAALIDIYKGYPQDKDRTMLRRIAQQRLNLVVDFLPAGDMPPPGPKPFFNLLDQSLSSQIGRQISRPYWIDTVGRSNLVEIRIALDDAVMRVFAQRGAAYASNTDIFLFWMVGTSSILLIVSVLFLRNQIKPILRLADAAESFGKGREVPNFRPRGAREVRRAAHAFLEMKARIERAMEQRTAMLAGVSHDLRTILTRFKLELALLGDSPEIDAMRKDVDEMSHMLEDYLAFARGDNGEIAQPTDISNALEELRSDAERNGHSATVSFHGLPVVTVKPQALKRCLGNLVSNAARHADAIAITGHRDHRYLTITVDDDGPGIPADMREEVFKPFLRLDDARNQDEGGTGLGLAIARDIARSHGGDITLGDSPMGGLRASVRIPV is encoded by the coding sequence ATGACCACCCTCGACACCGGCCTCACGCTGATCCGCACCGCCTCGCGCCGCGTGTCGCGGGCCAACAGCATCGTCGGCAACGCCTTCAAGGGCTGGATGCCGACCGGGCTCTACGCCCGCGCGCTGCTGATCATGATCGTGCCGATGGTGATCCTGCAGACGGTGGTCGCTGGCGTGTTCATGGAGCGGCACTGGAACACGGTGACGCGACGGCTCTCCGCCGCCGTGGTGCAGGACGTCGCCGCGCTGATCGACATCTACAAGGGCTATCCGCAGGACAAGGATCGCACGATGCTGCGCCGGATCGCGCAGCAGCGGCTCAATCTCGTCGTCGACTTCCTGCCCGCCGGCGACATGCCGCCGCCCGGTCCGAAGCCGTTCTTCAATCTGCTCGACCAGTCGCTATCGAGCCAGATCGGCCGCCAGATCAGCCGCCCCTATTGGATCGATACCGTCGGCCGCTCCAACCTGGTCGAGATCCGCATCGCGCTCGACGATGCCGTGATGCGCGTGTTCGCGCAGCGCGGCGCCGCCTACGCGTCGAACACCGACATCTTCCTGTTCTGGATGGTCGGCACATCATCGATCCTGCTGATCGTCTCGGTGCTGTTCCTGCGCAACCAGATCAAGCCCATCCTGCGGCTGGCCGACGCCGCCGAGAGTTTCGGCAAGGGCCGCGAGGTGCCGAACTTCCGGCCGCGCGGCGCGCGCGAGGTGCGGCGCGCGGCGCATGCGTTCCTGGAGATGAAGGCGCGCATCGAGCGCGCGATGGAGCAGCGCACCGCGATGCTGGCCGGTGTCAGCCACGACCTCCGCACTATCCTGACGCGCTTCAAGCTCGAGCTGGCGCTGCTCGGCGACAGCCCCGAGATCGACGCCATGCGCAAGGATGTCGACGAGATGTCGCACATGCTGGAGGATTATCTGGCGTTCGCGCGCGGCGACAATGGCGAGATCGCGCAGCCGACCGACATCTCCAACGCGCTGGAAGAGCTGCGCAGCGATGCCGAACGTAACGGCCATTCCGCGACCGTGTCGTTCCATGGCCTGCCGGTGGTCACGGTAAAGCCGCAGGCGCTGAAGCGCTGCCTCGGCAATCTCGTCTCCAACGCCGCGCGCCATGCCGATGCGATCGCCATCACCGGCCATCGCGACCACCGCTATCTCACCATCACCGTCGATGATGACGGCCCGGGCATTCCCGCCGACATGCGCGAGGAGGTGTTCAAGCCGTTCCTCCGCCTCGATGACGCCCGCAACCAGGATGAAGGCGGCACCGGCCTCGGCCTCGCCATCGCCCGCGACATCGCGCGATCCCATGGCGGCGACATCACGCTGGGTGACAGCCCGATGGGGGGACTAAGGGCGAGCGTGCGGATTCCGGTTTAG
- a CDS encoding DUF3617 family protein yields MTRTRTALGLLACCLLSVAANHEARAVDLPVRKAGLWELKMVRSGGQTPDMTMQHCTDEATDKDMNNMASPMAQQVCSKQEIQKTATGYVSDAVCNFGGMSTTSHAEITGDFNSAYTVKTTSKMSGGATGAGTKDTAMTIEAKWLGACKPDQKPGDIVMPGGMKMNVKDMNKLKNLIPGVKQ; encoded by the coding sequence ATGACACGCACCCGCACCGCCCTCGGCCTGTTGGCCTGCTGCCTTCTCAGTGTGGCCGCCAACCATGAGGCCCGCGCCGTGGACCTGCCGGTCCGCAAGGCGGGGCTATGGGAGCTGAAGATGGTCAGGTCCGGCGGCCAGACGCCCGACATGACGATGCAGCACTGCACCGACGAGGCCACCGACAAGGACATGAACAACATGGCCTCGCCGATGGCGCAGCAGGTCTGCTCCAAGCAGGAGATCCAGAAGACGGCGACGGGCTATGTCAGCGATGCCGTCTGCAATTTCGGCGGCATGAGCACGACCTCGCATGCCGAGATCACCGGCGACTTCAATTCCGCCTACACGGTGAAGACCACATCGAAGATGTCGGGCGGCGCCACCGGTGCCGGCACCAAGGACACGGCGATGACCATCGAGGCCAAGTGGCTCGGCGCCTGCAAGCCCGACCAGAAGCCCGGCGACATCGTCATGCCCGGCGGCATGAAGATGAACGTCAAGGACATGAACAAGCTGAAGAACCTGATTCCGGGCGTGAAGCAGTAG
- a CDS encoding ribonuclease T2 has product MFDCLRRPAVFFARTIVCLTLLIGALAIRPADAQDRRQNAPGAFDFYVLSLSWSPSFCAEAEERGGRGSRSQQCSGRPYSFVVHGLWPQYETGYPEYCEQPAPRLPRNIMTSMLDLMPAPGLIYNEWDKHGTCAGLSAKAYFEAIRKARAAIKIPPEFLDLSEAKTVSPAAIEEAFIKANPKLTTSSIAVTCNRTRLSEVRICLSKDLEFRSCDEVDRQACRRDEVNMPPVRGG; this is encoded by the coding sequence ATGTTCGATTGCCTGCGCCGACCTGCCGTCTTCTTTGCCAGAACGATCGTCTGCCTGACCCTGCTGATCGGCGCGCTCGCCATAAGGCCGGCCGACGCGCAGGACCGCCGCCAGAACGCGCCGGGTGCATTCGACTTTTACGTACTGTCGCTGTCCTGGTCGCCGTCGTTCTGCGCCGAGGCCGAGGAGCGCGGCGGCCGGGGCAGCCGCTCACAGCAATGCAGCGGCCGGCCCTACTCCTTCGTCGTGCACGGGCTGTGGCCGCAATATGAGACCGGCTATCCGGAATATTGCGAGCAGCCGGCGCCGCGCCTGCCGCGCAACATCATGACCTCGATGCTCGATCTGATGCCGGCGCCGGGCCTGATCTACAACGAGTGGGACAAGCACGGCACCTGCGCCGGCCTGTCGGCGAAGGCCTATTTCGAGGCGATTCGCAAAGCCCGCGCCGCCATCAAGATCCCGCCGGAATTCCTCGATCTGTCGGAAGCGAAGACGGTATCTCCGGCCGCGATCGAGGAAGCCTTCATCAAGGCCAACCCCAAGCTGACGACCTCAAGCATTGCCGTGACCTGCAATCGCACCCGGCTGAGCGAAGTGCGGATCTGCCTCTCCAAGGACCTGGAGTTCCGCAGCTGTGACGAGGTCGACCGCCAGGCCTGCCGCCGCGATGAGGTCAACATGCCGCCGGTGCGCGGCGGCTAA
- a CDS encoding 23S rRNA (adenine(2030)-N(6))-methyltransferase RlmJ has product MNYRHAFHAGGFADVIKHIVLTRILIYLQEKPAAFRVIDTHAGAGLYDLTGDEATRSGEYLTGIARLLQARLSDEAYALLQPYLDVVRSFNPKAELVAYPGSPLIARALLRPQDRMTLCELAPVPRKQLIDALRRDTQARVVDLDGWVALPAFVPPNERRGVVLIDPAFEAKDEFERLTDRFAAAYAKWTTGIYVLWYPAKSRRATEQLAERVAQLAAAAKPAGKVLRIEFSVAPQIEGEALTSTGLLVVNPPWTLHDELKLILQELVRPLGQGGAARFRLEIPKA; this is encoded by the coding sequence ATGAACTACCGACACGCCTTTCATGCCGGCGGCTTCGCCGACGTCATCAAGCACATCGTGCTGACGCGCATCCTGATCTATTTGCAGGAGAAGCCGGCGGCATTCCGGGTGATCGATACCCATGCCGGCGCCGGTCTCTATGACCTTACCGGCGACGAGGCGACGCGCAGCGGCGAGTACCTCACCGGCATCGCGCGGCTGCTACAGGCGCGTCTGTCGGACGAAGCCTATGCACTGCTTCAACCATATCTCGACGTCGTCCGATCGTTCAATCCGAAGGCCGAGCTCGTCGCCTATCCCGGCTCGCCGCTGATCGCGCGCGCGCTGCTGCGGCCGCAGGACCGCATGACCTTGTGCGAGCTGGCGCCGGTCCCGCGCAAGCAGCTGATCGATGCGCTGCGCCGCGACACGCAGGCGCGTGTCGTCGATCTCGACGGCTGGGTTGCCCTGCCCGCCTTCGTGCCGCCGAACGAGCGCCGCGGCGTGGTGCTGATCGATCCGGCGTTCGAGGCCAAGGATGAGTTCGAGCGGCTCACGGACCGTTTCGCTGCGGCCTACGCGAAATGGACAACCGGTATCTATGTGCTCTGGTATCCCGCCAAGAGCCGCCGCGCGACCGAGCAACTCGCCGAGCGCGTTGCCCAACTCGCAGCTGCGGCCAAACCGGCGGGCAAGGTGCTGCGTATCGAGTTCAGCGTTGCGCCGCAGATCGAAGGCGAGGCGCTGACCTCGACCGGGCTCCTGGTCGTGAACCCGCCCTGGACATTGCATGATGAGCTGAAGCTCATCCTGCAGGAGCTGGTCAGGCCGCTCGGCCAGGGCGGCGCAGCACGCTTCCGTCTGGAAATCCCCAAAGCTTGA
- a CDS encoding cold-shock protein, whose product MAMTGTVKFFNGERGYGFIKPDDGGRDVFVHITAVERAGLKDLTEGQRISFEVEPDKKGKGPKAVNLVLSS is encoded by the coding sequence ATGGCCATGACTGGGACAGTCAAGTTCTTCAACGGTGAGCGCGGCTACGGCTTCATCAAGCCGGATGATGGTGGACGCGATGTGTTCGTGCACATCACGGCTGTCGAGCGCGCCGGCTTGAAGGACCTGACCGAGGGACAGCGTATCAGCTTCGAGGTCGAGCCCGACAAGAAGGGCAAGGGTCCGAAAGCGGTGAACCTGGTCCTGTCGTCCTGA
- a CDS encoding outer membrane protein, which yields MNRFLVGAAVAAGFGAAAFGSVSAQAADLGYGRGAPYTVNQPLNAYSWAGPYLGGTLGYEWGTVGNNATKPSGLTGGITAGYNWQNGPWVFGLEGDFNLTGANDTFAPWKFSNPWFGTLRGRAGYSFNNILFYGTGGLALGSLRAETFGLSESHTAVGWTLGVGTEVGLTQNWSAKIEYLYVDLDSSNFVITGAKNDYRSGLVRLGINFRF from the coding sequence ATGAACAGGTTCTTGGTCGGTGCTGCCGTCGCGGCGGGGTTTGGCGCAGCGGCTTTCGGCTCGGTGTCGGCGCAGGCGGCCGACCTCGGCTATGGGCGCGGCGCGCCCTATACGGTGAACCAGCCCCTCAATGCCTATAGCTGGGCTGGCCCGTATCTCGGCGGTACGCTGGGCTATGAATGGGGCACTGTCGGCAACAACGCGACCAAGCCGTCCGGCCTGACCGGTGGCATCACCGCGGGCTACAACTGGCAGAACGGTCCCTGGGTGTTCGGTCTCGAAGGCGACTTCAACCTGACGGGGGCGAACGACACGTTCGCGCCGTGGAAGTTCTCGAACCCCTGGTTCGGCACCTTGCGCGGCCGCGCCGGCTATTCCTTCAACAACATCCTGTTCTACGGCACCGGCGGCCTCGCCTTGGGCTCGCTGCGTGCGGAGACATTCGGTCTGTCGGAATCGCACACCGCGGTCGGGTGGACGCTCGGCGTCGGCACCGAGGTCGGGCTGACGCAGAACTGGAGCGCCAAGATCGAATATCTCTATGTCGATCTCGACAGCAGCAATTTCGTGATCACGGGGGCGAAGAACGACTATCGGTCGGGATTGGTGCGCTTGGGCATCAACTTCCGGTTCTGA